ATTCGTACAGGAAGACTGGATGAAATAAGACCGTGCCTTGGCTGCCACGAGGGATGTCTTGGAAGAATAGGACACGGTCCGGTTAGTTGTGCGGTTAATCCTGCTTGCGGTCGAGAAAAAATTTACGGTCTTGTTCCAGCACATAAAATAAAGAAATTTTTAGTAATAGGCGGTGGCCCCAGCGGTATGGAATCGGCCAGAGTTCTAGCTGAAAGAGGTCATAAGGTAATTCTTTGCGAGAAAAGCGGTGAGCTTGGAGGCAATCTTATTCCGGGAAGTGTTCCCCACTTTAAGCGTTATGACAGAGCTTTAATCAACTGGTATAAAAAACAATTGGAACTGTTGAATGTCGAAGTGAATTTGAATTGTAATGTTACAGAAGATACAATATCTTCTTATGGAGCAGATGAAGTTATTGTAGCAACCGGTTCTACTCCTGTTGTAATACCTTTCGGAGGTAATGGCAAAGCAGTATTGGCTAATGAAGTATTATTGGGCAAAGCAAAAACCGGAAAGGATATTGCAATTATAGGTGGTGGACTTGTAGGATGTGAAACAGGATTATGGCTTGCACAGCAAGGAGCAAATGTTACAATAATTGAAGTTGCACCTGAAATACTCGGAGGTGCCAATGCATTGCCTCACATGAATCATTTCATGCTGGAAGATCTGCTGAAATTCCACAAAGTAACTGTGCTTGAAAGTACAAAGGTTGTATCCGTTGATAATGGATCAGTTACTTATGAGAATGCAGATGGAACTAAAAGCATTTCGGTTGATACTGTTATTTCAGCTGTCGGCTATAAAGAAAACAATGGTTTATTTGAAAGTTTGAAAAATACTGATTTAATTGTACACAACATAGGCGACTCTCAAAAGGTTCACAATATTATGTATTCTATTTGGAATGCATATGAACTTGCCAAAGAGTTATAAAATTTAAAATTAAGAAGCCATCTCAAAATTGATGAGATGGCTTTTTAGTTTGTAGGGCTTAAATTCTATAACACGTAGATAACAATTTCTTATAAACTTCTTATCCTTCCTATCACTAATACATTACATTTTCATATAATGGAAGTAATTAATGGCGTTAATTATTGGCAAATCTCACTATTCAAATAGGTGGTAAAATAATGACTACAGAAGAATCACATTTAGCATATAAAATATCTTTACAGAGTATGATTATAAATCTATTACTATTTGTTTTTAAAGGCTTGTTTGGATTCTTAATTTCTTCCACAAGTTTGATTTGTGATGCAATTCATTCGCTAACTGATATTTTCAGTACATTTGTCGTTTTACTTGGAATAAAATTTTCTAATAAACCCGCTGATAAAAGTCACCCCTATGGACATGAAAAAATTGAATGCATAATAGCATTTTTATTAGGAATTATGCTTTTTGTAATTGGAGGCAGGATTGGATGGGATGGATTTCAAAAGTTGCTTCATCCTGTGGAAACACTTAAACAGAATTTGTTGCTCAATACATCCGCTATTATTATAGCTGCAATTTCTATAGGGACCAAAGAATGGATGTATCACTTTACCATAAAATGCGCCCAAAAAATAAATTCATCTTCAATGGTGGCTGACGCTTGGCACCACAGAACTGATGCCTTATCATCTGTAGGCAGCTTAATTGGAATTATAGGAATTCGTTTAGGCTATCCTGCGGTAGATGCAATTGCCTGCCTAATTATTTCTCTTTTTATATTTAAAGCTGCTTTTGAAATCTGTGTAGATGCTTGTAAAAAGGTAATAGATACTTCGTGCTCTTCTGAAATAATATCTACAATAGAGGAGATTATTAACATCAATAAAGAGGTATTGGCTATTGATGTTATTAAGACACGTCAATATGGTTCAAAAATATATGTTGATTTGGAAATAACGTTAAACAAAGATACTAGCTTTGTGCATTCCCATAATGTTGCCCATTCCATTCATAACGAAATCGAGAAAAATATTGCTGGAGTTAAACACTGCATGATTCATGTAAACCCATCAAAACTTATCAATCATCACCATATATAATTTGGTATTAATTAATCGTATGCATGTACTTCTCTGCTTCATACCACGGCACAGTATAAGAAGTTCCCTTTGTACAAAAAACAGACGTTGATGTATTCTCTACATCTCTTTCTTTGTCATATCCTATTTTATTTATTACTTCAATTGAATTTTCGCACAAGTCATATCCATCATACATTAGGCTCATGCTTCCTGTACCCTTAGTAAATGACATTAGCTCTATACTGTAATCCATAAAAGATTCCACAGGCCCTCTTCCTTTTATATAAACATTTCCACAATTAAGAACTGGTGGTTCACAATTGCCCCTTAATTTGTGTATATCAGACATAATTTTTCCCATATAAGTTTCTTCAGCATAAATCTCAAAACTGTAAAATGGCTCTAATAAAATAGATTCTGCTTTTTCTAAACCTTGCCTTATTGCTCTATAGGTAGCTTCTCTAAAATCGCCGCCCTCAGTATGTTTAATATGAGAACGTCCATCCATTAAAATTATTTTTATGTCCGTTATTGGAGAACCGGTCAGCACTCCTTTATGGACTCTTTCAAATGTATGATTCTCTATTGTATTTTGATAATTTAGAATCAAGTTGTCAACGTGGCACTGACTCTCATAGGTGATTCCACTGCCGCGGGCAGTTGGTACCAGATCTAGCTGCACTTCTGCATAATGGCGAAGTGGTTCAAAATGCCCATACCCCGTTACCGCTGATAATATTGTTTCTCTGTATTCAACCTGCGGTTTTTCAAAACCAACTGATATCCCAAACCTAGACTTCATAACATTTTCTAATATCTCAAGCTGAATCCTTCCCATTATACTAATTAATATATCTTCCGTTTCCTCTCTATAGGTAACTGATAACGCCGGATCTTCAGATTCTAATATTCGCAGTTTTTCCATCAATATTGTTACATCTGTTTTATCTAATATGTTTACCTTCGACTTAAGAGCTGCAGTCAAGTGAAAATTACTAGCTTGCTCTATTATTGTTTCACCTGAAATTATCATCGTACCACATACAGGAGATTTGAAGCCTACAACAGCAAATACGTCTCCTGCTGATATTTCATTTTTAGTTTCATATTTTTTACCATTATATACTCTTATTTCATTTACTTTTTCAGATGAAGCTTGGCCATCTTTTATGAATGTAAATTCATCCTTAATGCGCAATTTCCCTGATAGCGCCTTTATAAAAGTAAGTCGTATTCCCTTATCATCATGGCGTATCTTATAGACCTTTCCAACAAAATTGTTGTCTTCTTTCTCTTGATATTCAGTTTTAGTCAGCTTAGAAAATACTTCTAAAAAATTATCTATTCCAATCCCCTTTAAGGCAGAGCCTGCCATTAGAGGAAAGCAAATTCTCTTTTTTATTATATTGATAGCAGCTACTATTAAGTCTTCTGAATTATAATTTTCTTGCAAATAAGATTCTAAAAAATTATCGTCTCTGTCTGCTACAAATTCAGCGGTGCATTGATTATTTATATCCTTAACTGAATTAAGATATAGTATATCACAAGTAAGCTTGTCTTTAATGTCAGCTATTATTCCTTGCAGATTAAAACTATCTATATCAGCTTTATTAATAAAAATAAAAGTAGGAATATTGTATGAATTTAATAAGTTAAATAATGTCGTAGTGTGAGCTTGAACGCCCGAGCTCCCGCTTATTATTAAAATTGCGTAATCAAGGGCAGACATAGATCGTTCAGTCTCTGCCGAGAAATCCATATGTCCGGGGGTATCTATGATATAATAGGTATCATTATTAAATTGAAAAATACCTTGATCAGAAAAAATCGTAATTCCCCTGCTCTGTTCTATTTCGTCGGTATCCATGCTTGAAGTTTTATGATCAACTCTTCCTAAATTTCGTATACTGCCTGTATTATAAAGAAGTTGTTCTGTGAAAGTAGTCTTCCCTGCATCCACATGAGCAAAAATCCCTATTGTTTTTTTCATAGTAACTCCTTTTTTCATCTGATATATCATTTTACAACATGTTTATAAACAATTCAATTTAATTCTAGCCCCAATTCAACTCAAAAAGATGACTCCTGTTGAACACAGAAATCATCTTTTTTATTATGCCTAGACTTTTTAAAATGTTATTGACAAAAGACGCGTTTTATTCCTACAGCAAACAGTTTTCATTATTTACACTATCTGCAATAAGAAAGTATCTAACGGCTGTTGACAAATTTGTATCCTTTTTATAAAAGTTATATAATTATTTTATAACTCTCATTGCTTTTGCTATTTTCTCAATATTGTCAATGCAATAGTCTAATTGTTGCTTCGTATGATTTGCCGTTATAATACAGCGTACGCGAGCTTTTCCTTTTGGTACTACGGGGAAAACAATAGATGACGCTAAAATATTACATTCCTTAAGTTTTTGGCTAAAGTTTTTTGCCTTTTCCTCATCACCAATCATTATTGGAATAATAGGAGTTTTGCTATTACCAATATTAATTCCTCGTTTAGTTAACCCATCTTTAAAATAATTTGTATTTTCCCATAGTATATTATTAATATCCTCTGATTTTTCAAGTAGTTCTATTACCTTAATTGATGCAGCTATTGCACTTGCCGGAATAGAAGTACTAAATAAAATTGGTCTTGAGTTTCTCTCAAGCCAGTTTTTCATTAAATTTGATCCAACAATATACCCACCTACAGCAGGAATCGCCTTAGATAATGTTCCTACTGTAAAATCAATTTTACCGGTTAAGCCAAAGTGATCAGCGACACCTCGACCTTTCTTCCCCAAAATTCCCGTACCATGAGCATCATCAACATAAAGTAAAGAGTCATATTTTTCCGCTAAAAATGTCATGTCCTGTAATGGAGCAATATCACCATCCATACTAAATACAGAATCTGTTGCAATTAAAACATTTTTATATTTTGCACGATTTTCTTTTAACTTTTTTTCTAAGTCTTCCATATCCATATGGCGTATTATTATTTTATTTGCCTTGCTAAACCTAGTTCCATCAATAATACTAGCGTGATTAAGTTCATCGGATATAATCAAATCACCCTCACCAGCAATTATTGGTATGGAGCCCAAATTTACTGTAAATCCCGATTGAAAAACCAGTGCTGCTTCTTCGTTTTTAAATTTTGCCAATTTTAGCTCTAATTCTTCGTATAAGTCTGTATTTCCTATAATATTTCTTGCTGAGGATGCACCAACACCGTATTTTTCGATTGCTTGAATAGCTGCTGCTTTTACCTCAGGATGATCAACCAATCCTAAATAATTATTTGAACTTAAGTTAATCGTTTTTTTACCGTCCAACACAATTTCTGCACCATTTGCACTTTGAAGAACTGGCAACGGCTTATACATCCCTTTCGCTTTGCTTTCCTCAATTTCTTTCAAAAATAATTTTTGGCTAAACATTTATATAATTTACCTCCGTATATATAACGAGCATTTATTTGCTGTATTTATTAAATATCTCGTTATCTGGATATAGTGCAATTTTACCACTATTACCTTTTTGCATCAAATCAAATGCTTCTTCGAAATCTTCAAGTTTAAATCTATGAGTAACTGCTGGCATAATATTAAAGTCTTTAGATTCTAGTATTCCTTTAACTTGGTACCATGTCTCAAACAGCCGTCTCCCAACAATCCCTTTTATTGTAATGCCCTTAAAAATTACATCATTTGCAATATCCAGTGATATTTCTTCACTTGCTAATCCTAAAAGGGAAATTCTGCCGCCAGGTTTTACATACTTTAATGCTTGTTTTAGTGCAATTGGATTGCCTGACATCTCTGCAACAATATCTACACCTTGTCCATCAGTAACTTCTTTTATAGCTTTTATTGGATCATCTTTAAGCGGGTTAATAACTATATCTGCACCAAGCTTGTAAGCTAACTTAGCTCGATATTCGTTTGGCTCCACAGCAATTAGTGTTTTAACTCCAGCTACTTTTGCTACAGGAATTGCTAATGCTCCTACAGGGCCACATCCTACAATAGAAATTGATTTTCCTACTGTATCTCCAGATAAAATCGTGTGTACCGCATTGCCAAGAGGTTCTTGAATTGCTAAATATGCAGGATCCACATCTAATGTATTTTTCCATGCGCTTGCTTCAGGTATTGCAACATATTCGGCAAAAACGCCATTAACATTAATCCCTAGTATGACAGTGTTGGGACAAATATGCGCTTGGTTTGTCCTGCATTGTTCACAATGCCCACACACAAAATGAGTTTCCGAGGATACAATATCACCTACATTCAACGTTGTAACATCAGAACCCAGCTCAACAACTTCTCCTGAGAATTCATGCCCGATAGTAACAGGCGGATTCACTTTACTTTGTGACCATTTATCCCACTGATATATGTGCAAATCAGACCCACAAATTGATGCTGCATGTACTTTTACTAAAACTTCTTTAGGCCCTATTTTAGGAATATCTACCTCCTTCAATTCTGCTCCAGGTGCAGCCTTTGTCTTAACAATAGCTTTCATTTTTCCTTTCATTTTTTTCAACTCCTATTTTATTTACATTATTTTTTTTATTTACATAATTCTTTTTTCGAATTTACTTTTGACGGTTTGCCGTCCTCTCCAATATATTTTAAGTCCCAACTAGTTAGAGCTGCAAACAGCATTACAAGCACTAATATCCATCCGTGAAAAGCTAAATACCAAATTTCCCCCGGTGTTACACTTGTTAAAAAAGGATATTTATCCAACATACCATTTACTACTGTAGTCGCTAAAAGTACTCCACCGCTCCAAGGTAGAATAAATCCTCCTGCTGCAGTAATCGCATCTAACATATTAGCTCTACGATAGGGATGTATATTAAATCTTTTACCAATGCTTTTTACAAATGGTGCAGCTGTAATCTCTGCGGCCGCATTAACGCTCATCAATGCATTTAGAATAGAAACTATAGTCCAAATTGCCAACTCTGCCTTTTTAACTGAACTTCCCACTTTCTTTAATATAGCTTCTTCCATTAATCTCATAAGGTTTCCTGCAGTTATTAAATAGCCACATGACATGATTAATAATAACAGCACACACATATGCAAGTAACCACTAACACCATCAACTACAGCCCCAACTAATGTTCCATTTGAAACATCGAACCACAGGATGTCTTCCATTGTACCAAAACCTGCAACCAATATAATAATTATTGCAGTGACGATTCCCCACGAAATTGAAACAATAAGGTTTTTTCCGCGGAAAGCCAACAATAGTACAAGTGCAAAAGGAAATAGTAATAAAAGTCCTTTTGGATTAATATATTCATTAATCATTTCTAATGAATTAGCGTCTGCAATAACCCCTGTTTTAGAGCTGCCAAATATAAAAAACAAAATTATTGCAAAAAAAGCTGCTACAATAGAATATTTAAACCTAGTTCGAACAACGCCCATAATATCTGTATCTTGCGTTGCAGCTGAAATAATAGTCGTATCTGATACAGGTGCGAGATTGTCTCCAAATGCTGAACCACTTAATATAGCGCCAAGAAGAACTAAAGGATGTGAACCCATTAAAACACCTGCCGGATACATTAACATAGTGAACGCAACTAAAGTACCATATCCAGTACCTACAGCTGTTCCAAATAACGCTGCTAATATAAATGTTAATACGGTAAAAACAGACCCACTTACTCCTGTTGAAACGCCTGCCCATACCAATCCATCTACCAAGCCACCCACTTGTAACACCGCTGCAAAAATTCCAGCCCAAAACCATGCAATAATGGCTACAGCTGCAACTGACTGAGTCATTCCTTCAGTAACAGCCTTTAAATATTTTTCGGCAGAACTTTTACAAATAAGCAATCCTAAGCCTAAACCAATTACAGCTCCAATTATTAAACTCTGTTCATTAGCAATATTCTTAAAACTACAAACGATTGCCCATACGATGAAAAATAACATTGGGATAGCTGATCCAACGGGACCAAATCTAAATTCTAAATTTGTTATCTTTCTTCCGTCGTCATACATAATATTACCATTACTCTCCATTATGTTTCCTCCATATTATTAAAATGTTGATATACTACGTAGATATCTTATTGCATTTCAATTATATCAACCACTTAGTTTTTTTCAATCTACTATATTAACCTTATTCTATCTAAATCACTCTAATCCATGGTATGTTATTGTAATTCAGCTTAAACTTCTTACATAAATAAAACTATATGTACCTTGGAAATTCAATATTTAACAAAACAAAGACACCCTGAGGTGTCTTTATTTGATGGTCTATAAAAATACTGAACTTATTTTAAATAATCGCTTACATTTCCTCTGTATTCTACAAATTTTTTTGAATCAGAAATATATCTTACATTTACGTTACTTTCTGCGCAGTTATTTTTTAGTATGTAATCCTTATCACCGTTAACAATTGCAGTAATTGCTCTTACAATGTGAGATTTGAATTTTTCATATCTTTCTTGTAATGTAAGTAAGCTGTGTTCTGAATATAAATTACATGTAATTTGGAGTTCAAATTTACAATTTTCTTTAATCCATCTTCCTTCCACTTCGTCTCTGCACTTGCTAAGTCTATCTTTGTCTATTTGGTTGCCTATAAATAAAATTCTTTGTCCAGTATAATCCGAATGAGTCAGCGTATATACTCTGTCAGCCATATTTTCATATTCAGCATTAAGCTGATAATCTACTGTCAGTTTGGTAAGCATTTACTAAGCCTCGTCTGATACAGCTTCATTGCAAAGAATGCTCCTATGGCTCCGGCTCCATAAACTGATACAGCGCTTATAACCACGGCTACAGTTCCTCCAAAGCTATACAAGGAACTTTTTATGAAGAAGGTTGTCATTATAAAGGTTGCAATAATTCCGCATACTGAATAAATAGGTGCAAAAATTGCAATCTTAGTATCAGATTTAAAATCTCTAAGGATAATACTAATAATTATATCAGCCACAATTCCTCCTGCTGCTATTGAGATTGTTGCAAAGATTGACATTCTTGCCATCATGAAGCCATACGCAACCGCAAACAAAGATACTGCTACCGGTTTTCTTACTTTGTACAACATCATTGCTATGATAAAACTAAAGAACGGTGCATTGATAACACCTCGGGAAAACGGAAGAATTTTATGGAATACTCCAACAACTTTTCCCAAAACCACAGCAATCGCTACACACATTGCAATTGTAGCTAAATCTTTTACATTTAACATTTTATATTTCATTTACGCCTCCTGATAATAGACAATATGGGTCTTCTTCCAACCAGTCTCCGGTATTGCTGAAAGCTCTTGCTCTACAGCCTCCACAGATATTTATATATTGGCAATGACCGCATTGTCCTTTATAGTTTTTATAATCTCTTAATTTATTAAAAATTTCATTGTTTTCCCAAATATAATCAAATGTATCTTCTCTTATGCTTGCAACCTTTACCGGTGCATAGGGGCATATATGCACGTCTCCGTTAGGCAGTATTGAGCAGTAACTTACACCTGCAATACATCCTCTGGTAGTATTTTTTAATGACTCAATACCCCTTAACAATGATTCAACCTTATATTGGGGGGCACATGTAGGTTTAACCAGCATGTCAAGCTCTAAATCCTTATCAATAATTCTATTGATTGCTTTTTTGTATTCTTTAATATCCAACGAAGCTTCCTTTATATTTTTACCTCTTCCTGTGTCAACCAAAAATAACATGTGACTTGATGCAGCTCCTAAATTTGAAGCAAAATCCGCAATATTTTCTATTTCTTCTAAATTCTGTTTTGTAACAGTACAGTTTAATTGAACTCTTATCCCTGCTTCTACACAATTATTTACACCTTCTATAGCTTTTTGGAAAGCTGTGTTGGAACCTCTAAACCTATTGTGTTTTTCAGGGTCTAAACTGTCTATGCTTATTGCAATGGCGCTTAAGCCGCTACCTTTAAGTTTTTCTGCCTTTTCTTTGTCAATAAGAGTTCCGTTGCTGCCCATAAGTATAGTCATGCCTATGGACTTGGCATAGCTTATAAGTTCAAATATATCATCTCTTATCATTGGTTCTCCACCGCTTAAAACTATAACTTTCATTCCGGCTTTAACCATTTGGTCCAAGAGTTTTTTTCCTTCATCAGTCGATAGTTCATCATCCATCTTTTCCGGTCCTGATTCCCTGTAACAATGCTTGCAATATAAATTACACTTTTTTGTTGTATTCCAGGATATATGATTCATGTAATCCTCCTTTTATAGTTATAAATAAGTTTGTCCTTAACATGTTTTAACAGCATAATTCACCTTCTAACCAATATTACTATTTATAACTGTGTAGGCCTGGTAGCAATACATTTACACCTATAAAAGTAAATATTACGCATATAAATCCGATTACTGCAAACCATGCTGCAAGTTTTCCCTTCCAGTTTCTGTTAAATCTAAGATGCAGATATACTGAATATATTAGCCAAGTTATCAGTGACCATGTTTCTTTAGGGTCCCATGCCCAGAATCTTGACCAAGCATATTTTGCCCAAATAGCACCGGAGACTATTACAACTGTCAACATCATATATCCAAATGCAATAACTCTGTAGCTTAAGTGATCACAAGCTTCTTCATCAGGCAAAATTTTACTTTTTACACTTTTCATATTTTTACTGCTAATTAAATACATAATGGACAAACCACATGCAACTGCAAAGGAGCCATAAGAAATAATTGCAGATCCTACGTGGAATGAAAGCCAATTACTTTGAAGAGCAGGCATTAAGGGTTTTATTTCTTTTGGAAGAACAGATGCATATCCCATCATTAAAAATGCAAGTGGCATTACAAATGCACCAACTGACGTAAATTTATAGTAAAAATGAATAATCAAATAGCATAAAACTATGCCCCATGTAAAACTGCTTGCAAATTCAAACTGATTGCTAAAAGGCAGTCTTCCTGATTCTACTACTCTAAGAATCATTGCCACTGTGTGAACAATAAATCCTACTACTGTTGCATTCACGGCAAATTTACCAACCTTCTCTTTGCCTCCCACAAGAAAAACGAAAAATCCCAAGGATGCTGCAATATATATATAAAATGCTATGGTAAATGTTACTTCTTCAAAGAAAACTATATTCATTGTATTTCCCCCTTACATTTATTTTGTTCTTTCAATATTCTTTTGATTTTTATCGTAAATCCCCAAGTATTTTGTCTTGTTACAGGAATTACAGATTCAGATGAGATTAATATATATTTCGGATAAAAATAAAATGATAAAAGTATTCCCAAGGTCAAAATTATACTTCCCACCAATACATAGTAATAACCAAAATCCTGTCTGTATTGTAATCCTGTATATAAAACAGAATCAACAAACTTAATTGTTAAGTCATTGTACTCTATAGGTTCTCCCGGAGTCACTATATATGAATCCACATAACTTTCTTCATTGTAAAGCGCTACTGCATAAGCGGGATTTTTCATATGCTGAGATAAGGTTATGGGGTTACCATATCTATCCATACTAAAGTCAGGGAAAAAACCATATAAAACTATTATAAGATTTTCTGGCTCATAAAAAGCATGAGGATTATCCTTTAATATACTTTCAAAAAGCACGCTGCCATCTTTATCCTTAATCTGCATATTGCTTGCCCAACCATAATTAGACTGGTAAAAGTACATACCTTTATAGCTAAGAGGATTGTTTACCCAAATTTTTTCTTCCTTTAATTTTTGTTCACCTTCATAAACAGTTAATTCGCTGTAGTATTGCTCAATTGAACCGTCTTCTCTAAAGTCCATATAAAAATCATTTAATTCAAGAGAAAATCCAAATTCTTTAAATTCTTTAATTTCGCCAGGTATTAAGTTTACATATCCTTCATGCACAAACATATTCCCTAAAACAGCACCTAAAATTATTACAACAATTCCTAGATGAGTTACTGATGAACCTATATGACCCAAGCTGTGTTTAATTGCATAAATACCATCTTCAGTGTCTACAATTTTGAACTTTTTCTTTTTTAGCATTTCCTTAACATTTTCAATATCCATCCCATTCTCATAAAGATTTTCATTGTTTTTTCCACTTTTAGGAACATACGTATTTTTCATTTTCTTTAATTGAACAGGCAATATTTTCAGCGTACAGCCTACCAAGTTTATTATGAAAATGAATACTATTACTATGTAAATATTCGAACTGTACACATGGTCAAATTGCAAAGAAACCATAAGACTGCCAAACGTCTTATATTGATGCAAATAAAACTCTATATCCATTCCTTGAGGTATAACTGTACCAATTATTGAATATACAGCTATCATCACGAACAAGATAATTCCAAATTTAAGGCTTGTTAAAAAATTGGTAAATTTTTTTAGCATTAGTCTTTCTCCCTGTCACAAAATTTTTAATTATAAATAGTTTTAAGGGGCTTTTTAAATTTATTGTTATTCTGTATATCACTTAAATACATTTTTGATCTTTTTCTAAACACTTTTGGGGTAATCCCATATTTTGACTTGAATGTATTATAAAAATTAGTCATATGCTCATAACCACATAGAGAAGCAATCTCACATATAGTTAAATTTGTTTCTTTTAAAAGCATACATGCATTTTTAAGGCGAATGTCACGTAAAACCTCAGAAAAACTCTTTCCAAGGTTTTTCTTAATAATAGAGGATATGGAATTAGGGTGATAATTAAAATGTTTGGCTGTTTCTTTTAAGGTTGCATTTCTATAATTCTCACATAAGTACCCAATAATCAATGAAAACTGACTATTAGATGGTATGTTTTTTAATGAAG
Above is a window of Sedimentibacter sp. MB35-C1 DNA encoding:
- the ccsB gene encoding c-type cytochrome biogenesis protein CcsB → MNIVFFEEVTFTIAFYIYIAASLGFFVFLVGGKEKVGKFAVNATVVGFIVHTVAMILRVVESGRLPFSNQFEFASSFTWGIVLCYLIIHFYYKFTSVGAFVMPLAFLMMGYASVLPKEIKPLMPALQSNWLSFHVGSAIISYGSFAVACGLSIMYLISSKNMKSVKSKILPDEEACDHLSYRVIAFGYMMLTVVIVSGAIWAKYAWSRFWAWDPKETWSLITWLIYSVYLHLRFNRNWKGKLAAWFAVIGFICVIFTFIGVNVLLPGLHSYK
- a CDS encoding cytochrome c biogenesis protein ResB, producing MLKKFTNFLTSLKFGIILFVMIAVYSIIGTVIPQGMDIEFYLHQYKTFGSLMVSLQFDHVYSSNIYIVIVFIFIINLVGCTLKILPVQLKKMKNTYVPKSGKNNENLYENGMDIENVKEMLKKKKFKIVDTEDGIYAIKHSLGHIGSSVTHLGIVVIILGAVLGNMFVHEGYVNLIPGEIKEFKEFGFSLELNDFYMDFREDGSIEQYYSELTVYEGEQKLKEEKIWVNNPLSYKGMYFYQSNYGWASNMQIKDKDGSVLFESILKDNPHAFYEPENLIIVLYGFFPDFSMDRYGNPITLSQHMKNPAYAVALYNEESYVDSYIVTPGEPIEYNDLTIKFVDSVLYTGLQYRQDFGYYYVLVGSIILTLGILLSFYFYPKYILISSESVIPVTRQNTWGFTIKIKRILKEQNKCKGEIQ